Proteins from a single region of Synchiropus splendidus isolate RoL2022-P1 chromosome 3, RoL_Sspl_1.0, whole genome shotgun sequence:
- the htr5ab gene encoding 5-hydroxytryptamine (serotonin) receptor 5A, genome duplicate b has product MTHPNTSILSANLSSALNGLDSGGNSKKPFTLFSVLTFTLLALLAVATFVWNLLVLVTILRVRTFHRVPHNLVASMAISDVMVAALVMPLSLVHELNGRLWKLGRVLCQIWISFDVLCCTASIWNVTAIALDRYWSITRHLEYTLKTRKKISNVMIALTWLLSSIISLSPLFGWGETYSEGMKCQVSQDPSYTIFSTFGAFYLPLCVVLFVYWKIYKAAKFRIGSRKSNTITPMAEAKEEAQQPQMVFTVRHATVTFQTDGDTWREQKEKKAALMVGILIGVFVLCWIPFFITELIVPLCNCDIPPIWKSIFLWLGYSNSFFNPLIYTAFNKNYNNALRNLFTGQR; this is encoded by the exons ATGACTCACCCCAACACCAGCATCTTGTCTGCGAACCTCAGCAGCGCCCTGAACGGCCTGGACTCAGGTGGAAACTCCAAAAAGCCGTTTACTCTTTTCAGCGTTCTCACGTTCACCCTTCTTGCCCTTCTGGCGGTGGCTACATTTGTGTGGAACctgttggtgctggtgaccaTCCTGAGGGTCCGGACTTTCCACCGCGTGCCTCACAACCTGGTGGCGTCCATGGCCATCTCAGACGTCATGGTGGCCGCGCTGGTGATGCCGCTCAGCCTGGTGCATGAACTGAACGGAAGGCTGTGGAAGCTGGGCCGCGTCCTCTGCCAAATCTGGATCTCCTTCGACGTGCTGTGCTGCACGGCCAGCATCTGGAACGTGACGGCCATTGCTCTGGACCGGTACTGGTCCATCACTCGGCATCTCGAGTACACACTCAAGACTCGAAAAAAGATTTCCAATGTGATGATCGCCCTCACCTGGCTGTTGTCCTCCATCATCTCCCTGTCGCCGCTCTTTGGGTGGGGCGAGACCTACTCGGAGGGCATGAAATGTCAGGTGAGCCAGGATCCATCCTACACCATCTTCTCGACTTTCGGAGCCTTCTACCTGCCCCTGTGTGTGGTGCTGTTTGTCTACTGGAAGATCTACAAGGCAGCCAAGTTTCGCATCGGCTCCCGCAAGAGCAACACCATCACACCCATGGCAGAG GCGAAAGAGGAAGCCCAGCAACCACAGATGGTGTTCACCGTTCGGCACGCCACGGTGACCTTCCAGACAGATGGGGACACGTGGCGCgagcagaaggagaagaaggcagCTCTCATGGTGGGCATCTTAATTGGAGTCTTTGTTCTCTGCTGGATCCCCTTCTTCATCACGGAGCTCATTGTCCCTCTGTGCAACTGCGACATCCCCCCAATCTGGAAGAGCATCTTCCTGTGGCTGGGCTACTCCAACTCCTTCTTTAATCCTCTTATCTATACCGCGTTTAATAAAAACTACAACAACGCCCTGAGGAACCTTTTCACCGGGCAACGCTGA